One Methylobacterium oryzae DNA window includes the following coding sequences:
- a CDS encoding putative bifunctional diguanylate cyclase/phosphodiesterase, which yields MNNWGGSVSAQHDDGQTGKNLLRHWQDCRTPGAPIPSYEAVVLGSLGRLADRAALVTTRDGRAARILWAGQVFGAWLAQGAEGAEGALSGIVPAEIIPTETLPVDALPIELREPVDEMVAAALTSGQPAFARCDRLAVGVVTSTRLVGVPLGNRWGEPFVLVGFDGASVRTELVQAMFTATDQGILALSTVRDAAGRPVDFKIVALNRGAERLLERPAAALQWQRVGQLFPGAVTARTIATLAAMVERGGRAAFELSRPRSDGGTLYLKVEAGCVGDLVSVTMTDVGDIKAREASFRLLFENNPVPMWVVADARDRFLAVNDAAIAHYGYSREQFLERAPADLAMAADAAPAPGLPPTGTLHRRADGSAIEVSLFQRAMPFEGRQAVLEAAIDMTERRRAEARIAHMAHHDALTGLPNRVLFRDRLAEAIARHARDGEAAVLLCLDLDKFKIVNDTLGHPVGDKLLREAAERIAGCLREDDLVARLGGDEFAILVRGPDLPALADGLIARVIAELGRPFRLDGQDCHIGTSIGVACLPRDGTDPETLMKNADLALYRAKAEGGGTFRCFEPEMDAWVQARRRRENELREAFARGQFSLVYQPLMDARAGRILAFEALLRWHHPEHGPVSPAEFVPLAEETGLIVPIGAWVMQTAFAEAATWPEAIRLAVNLSPIQFRNRDLVETVRGALAAAGLDPRRLELEITESVLLADSAANLATLHALRAMGIRIAMDDFGTGYSSLGYLRSFPFDKIKLDRSFVSQVGENTHCTAIVRAVASLGTSLGIATTAEGVETAEQLAMLRAEGYDEVQGFLFSRAVPGPEARRLIERAREAVPDDRAA from the coding sequence GTGAACAACTGGGGCGGCTCGGTGAGCGCGCAGCACGACGACGGACAGACGGGCAAGAACCTCCTCCGGCACTGGCAGGATTGCCGGACGCCGGGGGCGCCGATCCCGTCCTACGAGGCCGTCGTGCTCGGGAGTCTTGGCCGCCTCGCCGACCGGGCCGCCCTGGTGACGACCCGCGACGGGCGGGCCGCCCGGATCCTCTGGGCGGGCCAGGTCTTCGGCGCCTGGCTCGCGCAGGGTGCCGAAGGCGCGGAGGGCGCGTTGTCCGGGATCGTCCCGGCCGAGATCATCCCGACGGAGACCCTCCCAGTCGACGCGCTCCCGATCGAGCTGCGCGAGCCCGTCGACGAGATGGTCGCGGCCGCCCTCACGTCCGGCCAGCCCGCCTTCGCCCGGTGCGATCGCCTCGCCGTCGGGGTGGTGACATCGACCCGCCTCGTCGGCGTGCCCCTGGGCAACCGCTGGGGCGAGCCGTTCGTGCTGGTCGGGTTCGACGGGGCGAGCGTCCGGACCGAGCTGGTCCAGGCGATGTTCACCGCCACCGACCAGGGCATCCTGGCCCTCAGCACGGTCCGGGACGCGGCCGGCCGGCCGGTCGATTTCAAGATCGTCGCCCTCAACCGCGGGGCCGAGCGCCTGCTGGAACGCCCCGCCGCCGCCCTGCAGTGGCAGCGCGTGGGCCAGCTCTTCCCGGGGGCCGTCACCGCGCGGACGATCGCGACGCTCGCCGCCATGGTCGAGCGGGGCGGGCGCGCGGCCTTCGAGCTGAGCCGTCCCCGCTCCGACGGCGGCACGCTCTACCTCAAGGTCGAGGCGGGCTGCGTCGGCGATCTCGTCTCGGTCACGATGACGGATGTCGGCGACATCAAGGCCCGAGAGGCCTCGTTCCGGCTCCTGTTCGAGAACAACCCGGTGCCGATGTGGGTCGTGGCCGACGCGCGCGACCGGTTCCTGGCGGTCAACGACGCGGCCATCGCCCATTACGGCTACAGCCGCGAGCAGTTCCTGGAGCGGGCGCCGGCCGATCTCGCCATGGCCGCCGACGCGGCGCCGGCACCCGGCCTGCCGCCCACCGGCACCCTCCACCGCCGCGCCGACGGCTCCGCGATCGAGGTGTCCCTGTTCCAGCGGGCGATGCCGTTCGAGGGGCGGCAGGCCGTGCTCGAGGCCGCCATCGACATGACCGAGCGGCGCCGGGCCGAGGCCCGCATCGCCCACATGGCCCATCACGACGCGCTCACCGGGCTGCCGAACCGCGTGCTGTTCCGGGACCGCCTCGCCGAGGCGATCGCCCGCCACGCCCGGGACGGCGAGGCGGCGGTGCTGCTCTGCCTCGACCTCGACAAGTTCAAGATCGTGAACGACACGCTGGGCCACCCGGTCGGCGACAAGCTGCTGCGCGAGGCGGCCGAGCGGATCGCCGGATGCCTGCGCGAGGACGACCTCGTGGCCCGGCTCGGCGGCGACGAGTTCGCCATCCTGGTGCGCGGGCCGGACCTCCCGGCGCTGGCGGACGGGCTGATCGCGCGGGTGATCGCCGAACTCGGCCGCCCCTTCCGGCTGGACGGCCAGGATTGCCACATCGGCACCAGCATCGGCGTCGCCTGCCTGCCCCGGGACGGCACTGATCCCGAGACGCTGATGAAGAACGCCGACCTCGCCCTCTACCGGGCGAAGGCCGAGGGCGGCGGCACCTTCCGGTGCTTCGAGCCGGAGATGGATGCCTGGGTGCAGGCGCGGCGGCGGCGCGAGAACGAGCTGCGCGAGGCTTTCGCCCGCGGCCAGTTCTCGCTGGTCTACCAGCCGCTGATGGATGCCCGCGCCGGTCGGATCCTCGCCTTCGAGGCGCTGCTGCGCTGGCACCACCCGGAGCACGGCCCGGTCTCTCCGGCCGAGTTCGTGCCGCTCGCCGAGGAGACCGGCCTGATCGTGCCGATCGGCGCCTGGGTGATGCAGACTGCCTTCGCCGAGGCGGCGACCTGGCCGGAGGCGATCCGGCTCGCCGTGAACCTCTCCCCGATCCAGTTCCGCAACCGCGACTTGGTCGAGACCGTGCGCGGGGCGCTCGCCGCCGCGGGGCTCGACCCGCGGCGCCTCGAGCTGGAGATCACCGAATCGGTCCTGCTCGCCGACAGCGCCGCCAACCTCGCGACGCTGCACGCGCTGCGGGCCATGGGCATCCGGATCGCGATGGACGATTTCGGCACCGGCTATTCCAGCCTCGGCTACCTGCGCAGCTTCCCGTTCGACAAGATCAAGCTCGACCGCTCCTTCGTGAGCCAGGTCGGCGAGAACACCCACTGCACGGCGATCGTGCGCGCGGTGGCGAGCCTGGGCACCAGCCTCGGCATCGCCACCACCGCCGAGGGCGTCGAGACCGCCGAGCAGCTCGCGATGCTCCGCGCCGAGGGCTACGACGAGGTTCAGGGCTTCCTGTTCAGCCGCGCGGTCCCGGGTCCCGAGGCCCGCCGCCTGATCGAGCGCGCGCGGGAGGCGGTCCCGGACGACCGGGCGGCCTGA
- a CDS encoding N-acetylmuramoyl-L-alanine amidase gives MPNCARLIRSAWLRLAVALLPALTGMPAAAQNGEKPAVAIGADVASQAGTTRLTLTLSRAVEARGFVMERPDRAVIDLPEVNFQLDSGTGSRRDGLVQSFRYGLFAPGRSRIVIDLTAPAIVGKIETATRPRDGAVLLTIPLQRADRDAFRKAAATADPAPAQARAAAPEPADQRPLIMVDAGHGGTDPGAIAVGGVFEKDIVFGFAQALVARLEAGGRYRVRMTRDRDVFVPLAERVRLARDARADLFVSIHADSISAAPQVSGATIYTNSEKATDAESAKLAERENRADSAAGVDAAEAPPDIADILQELTLRETRGFSSGFARTLMGQLAPVMKMSAKPHREARFVVLRSPDVPSVLVELGYLSSKRDLEMLQSPEWRADVTGSMAKAIDQFFTNRATLGRPAPTRRAAAAAPVSP, from the coding sequence ATGCCGAACTGCGCGCGCCTGATCCGTTCCGCATGGCTCCGCCTCGCCGTCGCGCTCCTGCCGGCGCTGACGGGGATGCCGGCTGCCGCGCAGAACGGCGAGAAGCCGGCCGTCGCCATCGGGGCCGACGTCGCGAGCCAGGCCGGCACCACGCGCCTCACCCTGACTCTGTCCCGGGCCGTCGAGGCCCGCGGCTTCGTGATGGAGCGGCCCGACCGGGCGGTGATCGACCTGCCCGAGGTCAACTTCCAGCTCGATTCCGGGACCGGCAGCCGCCGCGACGGCCTCGTGCAGAGCTTCCGCTACGGCCTGTTCGCGCCCGGGCGGTCCCGCATCGTGATCGACCTCACCGCGCCCGCCATCGTCGGGAAGATCGAGACCGCGACGCGGCCGCGTGACGGCGCGGTGCTGCTCACGATCCCGCTGCAGCGCGCCGACCGCGACGCGTTCCGCAAGGCCGCCGCCACCGCCGATCCCGCCCCCGCCCAGGCCCGCGCCGCGGCGCCGGAGCCCGCCGACCAGCGGCCGCTGATCATGGTCGATGCCGGCCACGGCGGCACCGATCCCGGCGCCATCGCGGTGGGCGGCGTGTTCGAGAAGGACATCGTGTTCGGCTTCGCCCAGGCCCTCGTGGCGAGGCTGGAGGCGGGCGGCCGCTACCGGGTCCGGATGACCCGCGACCGCGACGTGTTCGTGCCGCTGGCCGAGCGGGTGCGCCTCGCCCGCGACGCCAGGGCCGACCTGTTCGTGTCGATCCATGCGGACTCGATCTCGGCGGCGCCCCAGGTGAGCGGCGCCACGATCTACACCAATTCCGAGAAGGCCACGGACGCCGAATCCGCCAAGCTCGCCGAGCGCGAGAACCGGGCGGATTCCGCCGCGGGCGTCGACGCCGCCGAGGCGCCGCCGGACATCGCCGACATCCTGCAGGAGCTGACCCTGCGCGAGACGCGGGGCTTCTCGTCGGGCTTCGCCCGCACGCTGATGGGCCAGCTCGCCCCCGTGATGAAGATGAGCGCCAAGCCCCACCGCGAGGCGCGCTTCGTGGTGCTGCGCTCCCCCGACGTGCCGAGCGTGCTCGTGGAACTCGGCTATCTCTCCAGCAAGCGCGACCTGGAGATGCTGCAATCGCCGGAGTGGCGGGCCGACGTCACCGGCTCCATGGCCAAGGCGATCGACCAGTTCTTCACCAACCGCGCCACGCTCGGCCGGCCGGCCCCGACGCGCCGCGCGGCCGCCGCCGCCCCAGTTTCACCATAG
- a CDS encoding glycosyltransferase family 4 protein → MHVVLVADHAAINGGQAKVAIESALGLAARGIRVSLFAAVGPVDPRLEPAGVRVVCLDQDDVTTARSKLAFAVQAIWNGPACRALAAELAACDPRDTLVHVHAFAKALSPSIGTALRASGLPCLYTMHEFFLVCPTGGFYAYPAQRICHRTPMSPACIVANCDARSYPRKVARMVRHAGLAHVARLPELFAHVITISDLQESVVRPLLPRGTAFHRVDNPIAVAPAPVHDGPPGDFLFVGRISTEKGAPIFAEAARRAGVRAAFVGDGPERADLAARYPEAVMLGWRDAAAVQALMRRARALVFPSVWYEGQPLTVYEALACGAPVIVSDACAGREAVADGETGFWFRSGDPDDLAAHLRRLTDDGLAARMGRAAHERYWAAPLTLDTHLDRLEAVYGTVLREAAARGPLGRPLATA, encoded by the coding sequence GTGCACGTCGTCCTCGTCGCAGACCACGCCGCGATCAACGGCGGCCAGGCCAAGGTGGCCATCGAATCCGCCCTGGGGCTCGCCGCCCGGGGGATCCGCGTCAGCCTGTTCGCCGCGGTCGGCCCGGTGGACCCGCGGCTCGAGCCGGCCGGCGTCCGGGTGGTCTGCCTGGACCAGGACGACGTCACCACGGCGCGCAGCAAGCTCGCCTTCGCGGTCCAGGCGATCTGGAACGGGCCGGCCTGCCGCGCCCTGGCGGCGGAACTCGCCGCCTGCGATCCCCGCGACACGCTGGTCCACGTCCACGCCTTCGCCAAGGCGCTGTCGCCGTCGATCGGCACCGCGCTCCGGGCCTCGGGGCTGCCCTGCCTCTACACGATGCACGAGTTCTTCCTCGTCTGCCCGACCGGCGGCTTCTACGCCTACCCGGCGCAGCGGATCTGCCACCGCACCCCGATGTCGCCCGCCTGCATCGTGGCGAACTGCGACGCGCGCAGCTACCCGCGCAAGGTGGCCCGGATGGTCCGCCACGCCGGCCTCGCCCACGTGGCCCGGCTGCCGGAGCTGTTCGCCCACGTCATCACGATCAGCGACCTGCAGGAGAGCGTCGTGCGGCCGCTCCTGCCCCGCGGCACCGCCTTCCACCGGGTCGACAACCCCATCGCGGTGGCGCCGGCGCCGGTCCACGACGGGCCGCCGGGCGACTTCCTGTTCGTCGGGCGGATCTCCACCGAGAAGGGCGCGCCGATCTTCGCCGAGGCGGCCCGCCGGGCGGGCGTGCGGGCGGCCTTCGTGGGCGACGGCCCCGAACGGGCCGACCTCGCCGCGCGCTATCCCGAGGCGGTGATGCTCGGCTGGCGCGACGCCGCGGCCGTGCAGGCGCTGATGCGGCGGGCCCGGGCGCTGGTCTTCCCGAGCGTCTGGTACGAGGGCCAGCCGCTCACCGTCTACGAGGCGCTGGCCTGCGGCGCGCCGGTGATCGTGAGCGACGCCTGCGCGGGCCGCGAGGCCGTGGCCGACGGCGAGACCGGATTCTGGTTCCGCTCGGGCGACCCGGACGACCTCGCCGCGCACCTGCGCCGCCTGACCGACGACGGCCTCGCCGCCCGGATGGGCCGGGCCGCGCACGAGCGCTACTGGGCCGCGCCCCTGACCCTGGACACCCATCTCGACCGTCTCGAGGCCGTCTACGGGACGGTCCTGCGCGAGGCCGCGGCCCGCGGCCCGCTCGGGCGGCCGCTGGCGACCGCCTGA
- a CDS encoding phasin, with amino-acid sequence MQTPNFEIPTEMRDFADKSVDQARTAVGTMMANAVKAAEQVQASGQTFQSTLSAAVAKGFDHAQANANATFDFAQKLVRTKDLREAFELQSEFVRSQFAALQAQAKDYGTLAQNAAAR; translated from the coding sequence ATGCAGACCCCGAACTTCGAGATCCCGACCGAGATGCGCGACTTCGCCGACAAGAGCGTCGATCAGGCCCGGACCGCCGTCGGCACCATGATGGCGAACGCCGTGAAGGCCGCCGAGCAGGTCCAGGCCTCGGGCCAGACCTTCCAGTCGACCCTCAGCGCCGCGGTCGCGAAGGGGTTCGATCACGCGCAGGCCAACGCCAACGCGACCTTCGACTTCGCCCAGAAGCTGGTGCGCACGAAGGATCTCCGCGAGGCGTTCGAGCTCCAGTCCGAGTTCGTCCGCAGCCAGTTCGCCGCGCTCCAGGCCCAGGCCAAGGATTACGGCACCCTGGCGCAGAACGCCGCCGCCCGCTGA
- a CDS encoding glycosyltransferase, which translates to MHVVILAEFAAASGGAEKVALESARGLAEAGLGVTYIQAIPGPVDPLLDHAGIRRIDLGLPDIWSLGAARAAAAGIWHAAAARRLADALAGLAAPPDCIHLHQWTRTLSPAIVPVLSETGVPLVVTLHDYALACPNGVYYRFDRAEPCGLAPLSAACLAAPCDPRSRVHKAVRVARAAALRQVVGRASRRRPLHVVHVCDASRQRLGALLGGYALAHHRIDNPVRLPDGPAAEPARGDAIAYVGRLTREKGADLVADAARAAGLPALFIGAGPLEAELRARDGVEVIGWQRPEAVWATLRARARALAAPSRWYETGPLTVYEALAAGIPVVASDRSGAAEKVRHGRTGFVVAPEIAPLAEAFAALRDDALAAALGAEARRLFRVAPMGLAAHTAALRALYAGLAESAAGAMQHPPALALEQRS; encoded by the coding sequence GTGCACGTCGTGATCCTGGCCGAGTTCGCGGCCGCCAGCGGCGGCGCCGAGAAGGTCGCGCTCGAATCGGCCCGCGGGCTCGCCGAGGCCGGCCTCGGCGTCACCTACATCCAGGCGATCCCGGGCCCCGTCGACCCGCTCCTCGACCATGCCGGCATCCGCCGGATCGACCTCGGCCTGCCCGACATCTGGTCGCTCGGTGCCGCGCGGGCCGCCGCCGCCGGGATCTGGCACGCGGCCGCCGCACGCCGGCTCGCCGACGCCCTCGCCGGCCTCGCCGCGCCGCCGGACTGCATCCACCTGCACCAGTGGACCCGGACCCTGTCGCCGGCGATCGTCCCGGTCCTGTCGGAGACCGGGGTGCCGCTGGTCGTCACGCTGCACGACTACGCCCTGGCCTGCCCGAACGGCGTCTACTACCGCTTCGACCGGGCCGAGCCCTGCGGGCTCGCGCCCCTGTCGGCCGCCTGCCTGGCGGCGCCCTGCGACCCGCGCAGCCGGGTGCACAAGGCCGTGCGAGTCGCCCGCGCCGCGGCGCTGCGTCAGGTCGTCGGCCGGGCCAGCCGACGCCGCCCGCTCCACGTCGTCCATGTCTGCGATGCCAGCCGCCAGCGGCTCGGCGCCCTCCTGGGCGGCTACGCCCTAGCGCATCACAGGATCGACAATCCCGTCCGGCTCCCGGACGGGCCGGCGGCCGAGCCCGCCCGCGGCGACGCGATCGCCTATGTGGGGCGCCTCACCCGCGAGAAGGGCGCCGACCTCGTGGCCGACGCCGCCCGCGCCGCGGGGCTCCCGGCCCTGTTCATCGGCGCCGGGCCCCTGGAGGCGGAGCTGCGCGCCCGGGACGGCGTCGAGGTGATCGGCTGGCAGCGGCCCGAGGCGGTCTGGGCGACGCTCCGGGCCCGCGCCCGGGCGCTCGCCGCGCCCTCCCGCTGGTACGAGACCGGGCCGCTCACGGTCTACGAGGCGCTGGCGGCCGGCATTCCGGTCGTGGCTTCCGACCGCTCCGGCGCCGCTGAGAAGGTCCGGCACGGCCGGACCGGCTTCGTGGTCGCGCCGGAGATCGCGCCCCTCGCCGAGGCGTTCGCGGCGCTCCGGGACGACGCCCTGGCGGCCGCCCTCGGGGCCGAGGCGCGCCGCCTCTTCCGGGTGGCCCCGATGGGTCTGGCGGCTCACACAGCGGCGCTCCGCGCGCTCTACGCCGGCCTGGCCGAATCGGCGGCCGGTGCGATGCAGCATCCACCCGCGCTCGCCCTGGAGCAACGATCCTGA
- a CDS encoding acyl-CoA dehydrogenase family protein encodes MSASPAIQTEPQDLVALTKAAGESAKALAAEATRRVRTRILGTDGRIDAAKLEGQQHAAHGLAWLATYAEAVNELGGYAERLQGEGRFGETEALLVRIGAGEYLDQLFSGIPMSQGEMVRVTGSLGLSAKEVAPYRTDAVETLIAEGNTPENRAALVALMRDGGGSATVGASGLDEDMEAIRSEMRRFGKAEVVDQAHEWHLKNAYIPMEIVQKMAELGVFGLTIPEEYGGMGLPKTAMCVVSEELSRAYIGVGSLGTRSEIAAELILCGGTEEQKQRFLPKIASGDILPTAVFTEPNTGSDLASLRTRAVKEGDVWKITGNKTWITHPVRADIMTVLVRTKPEEKGHKGLSMLIAEKPRGTDEDPFPVQGLSGGEIEVLGYRGMKEYELAFEGFEVPGGNLLGEVEGKGFAQLMQTFESARIQTAARAIGVAQSALDVGLRYAEERVQFGKALVNFPRVADKLAMMAVEINIARQLTYFSAREKDEGKRCDLEAGMAKLLGARVAWAAADNALQIHGGNGFALEYPVSRILCDARILSIFEGAAEIQAQVIARRLLESA; translated from the coding sequence ATGTCCGCATCCCCCGCCATCCAGACCGAGCCGCAGGATCTCGTGGCCCTCACCAAGGCCGCCGGTGAGAGCGCGAAGGCGCTGGCCGCCGAGGCCACGCGCCGGGTCCGCACGCGGATCCTCGGGACGGACGGGCGGATCGACGCGGCCAAGCTCGAGGGCCAGCAGCACGCCGCCCACGGGCTCGCGTGGCTCGCGACCTACGCGGAGGCGGTGAACGAGCTCGGCGGCTACGCCGAGCGCCTGCAAGGGGAGGGCCGGTTCGGCGAGACCGAGGCACTCCTCGTCCGGATCGGCGCCGGCGAGTATCTCGACCAGCTGTTCTCCGGCATCCCGATGAGCCAGGGCGAGATGGTCCGCGTCACCGGGTCGCTCGGCCTCTCCGCCAAGGAGGTGGCCCCGTACCGCACGGACGCGGTCGAGACTCTGATCGCCGAGGGCAACACCCCCGAGAACCGCGCCGCCCTGGTGGCGCTGATGCGCGACGGCGGCGGCTCGGCGACCGTCGGCGCCTCGGGCCTCGACGAGGACATGGAGGCGATCCGCTCCGAGATGCGCCGCTTCGGCAAGGCCGAGGTGGTCGATCAGGCGCACGAGTGGCACCTGAAGAACGCCTACATCCCGATGGAGATCGTGCAGAAGATGGCCGAACTCGGCGTCTTCGGCCTGACGATCCCCGAGGAGTACGGCGGCATGGGCCTGCCGAAGACCGCCATGTGCGTGGTCTCGGAGGAGCTGTCCCGCGCCTATATCGGCGTCGGCTCGCTGGGCACCCGCTCGGAGATCGCCGCGGAGCTGATCCTGTGCGGCGGCACCGAGGAGCAGAAGCAGCGCTTCCTGCCGAAGATCGCCTCCGGCGACATCCTGCCCACCGCTGTCTTCACCGAGCCGAACACCGGTTCCGACCTCGCGAGCCTGCGCACCCGCGCGGTGAAGGAGGGCGACGTCTGGAAGATCACCGGCAACAAGACCTGGATCACCCACCCGGTCCGCGCCGACATCATGACGGTGCTGGTGCGCACCAAGCCCGAGGAGAAGGGCCACAAGGGCCTCTCCATGCTGATCGCCGAGAAGCCCCGCGGCACGGATGAGGATCCCTTCCCGGTCCAGGGCCTGTCGGGCGGCGAGATCGAGGTGCTCGGCTACCGCGGCATGAAGGAGTACGAGCTCGCCTTCGAGGGCTTCGAGGTGCCGGGCGGCAACCTGCTCGGCGAGGTCGAGGGCAAGGGCTTCGCCCAGCTGATGCAGACCTTCGAGTCGGCCCGCATCCAGACCGCGGCCCGCGCCATCGGCGTCGCCCAGTCGGCCCTCGACGTCGGCCTGCGCTACGCCGAGGAGCGGGTCCAGTTCGGTAAGGCGCTGGTGAACTTCCCGCGGGTGGCCGACAAGCTCGCCATGATGGCGGTGGAGATCAACATCGCCCGCCAGCTCACCTACTTCTCGGCCCGCGAGAAAGACGAGGGCAAGCGCTGCGACCTGGAGGCCGGGATGGCGAAGCTGCTCGGCGCCCGCGTCGCCTGGGCGGCGGCCGACAACGCCCTCCAGATCCACGGCGGCAACGGCTTCGCGCTCGAGTACCCGGTGAGCCGGATCCTGTGCGACGCGCGCATCCTCTCGATCTTCGAGGGCGCTGCGGAGATCCAGGCGCAGGTGATCGCCCGCCGGCTGCTCGAGTCTGCCTGA